The Candidatus Cloacimonadaceae bacterium genome includes the window GGCATAATTTCCTGCTGGAGAATCGGTCAAAACGTTGTTTCCGTTCTGCAACACAATGCCCCAGGGACTGGTGGCAGTCCAATTTGCGATGCCGTTTTCAAAGTCATCGACAAACTGAGGGCTTGGAAGCACCATGACGCAGGGACCTGTGTCTCCACGCACTGAAACCGTCTTTTGGAAATATGTCCAATTGGCGTCCGAGACCGACACCTGATAATCGCCTTCGTAAATGCCGGGAATTGTGAAAGTTCCGTTCGCGGCGGTGGTTACGCTGATCGGAGGAATTGTATTGAGCCGCACATTCAGAGCGCCGATGCCGTTTCCGGTTTGGTTGCGGATAATACCTTGCAATGAAGTAATTTGTGCAGGTTCGAGGACAAAGTTTTGCACGATTGCATTAAAAGCTGATACAGTAACACCCACGCTCTGTGGCAGATAACCGGTCGCTGCCGCGGTGACGGTATAAGTTCCCGGCAGCAACAGACGATGATAATCTCCCAAAGCAGGATCGGTATTGATCCGTTTCGCGTTTCCAGAAACTGAAATATTTGCCGCCAGAGGAGCTCCACCGGAGTTTGTCACCAATCCCCGGACGCCGCGAGAAGCAAACTCCAAATAGGAGAGCATGGATTCCTGGTTTTGTGCCCAGAAAGTGGGTAAGGTCGATGGGACAGGCCAGTATTCATTGCTGACCTCGGCGGTGATGTCGATCGCGTTTGTGTAATAATAGAACCAATCCTGCATCGACCCGGTGATGACATACCACGCGGCGCCGTTGGTGATTCCTTGGGGAAATTCGGGGTTGTTATACATTGGAAGGTTGTGTTGCGAATAGACGAGCGAGGCTTGGATGAGAAGGGCATCGTCCGTTGCCAGAGTATAAGTGTAGTCCCAAGGATAGTTCATGACCAGCGCTCCGCCATGGAAGTTTGCGGAAAGGACGATGTTTCTATCGGCAAAAAAACCCATGATGGCGGTGTTTTCCGGTGCCCACGCGTTTCCATCCGGGTTCTGAACCCCCGTGGGCATGGGGAAATTGCGGTTGAGATCGATCCCTGCGGCATTGTATCTTTGTCCTGCCACATATCCGTCCGGATTCATCATCGGGCAGATCCAGATCTCGGTATTATTGACCAGATTTGCGATGCGATTGTTGGTGGCATATCCGCTTGTGATCAGTTGGATCAAACGGATGAGCAGGTCAAAGCCGAGCACTTCGTTTCCGTGCATGCTGCTGATGTATCTGACCTCGGGCTCGGCTTCGTTGATCGCCACATTGTCCGAAATCTTCAAAAAATAGAGCGGTCTGTTTTGCACGGAGCTTCCAGCCTGCACGAGCTGGCAGATTTGAGGATACTGCGCAGCGGTTTGGATCATGAATTGATGGTATTGATCGATAGTATAATACTGGTTCTGCGGAGGCGGATAAACAGGAAGGCTTGCTCGCATCAAACGGGCGTTTTCTTTGGCGGGGTCGGGTAGCTTGACAGCGTCCAAACCACTGG containing:
- a CDS encoding M14 family zinc carboxypeptidase — protein: MKRFFLSALLALSLALLAAFPVKIDSWNLDDDLKTLNLMSVSIDHVNRSTGSIIVYLRDDIEFNRLLSSGLDAVKLPDPAKENARLMRASLPVYPPPQNQYYTIDQYHQFMIQTAAQYPQICQLVQAGSSVQNRPLYFLKISDNVAINEAEPEVRYISSMHGNEVLGFDLLIRLIQLITSGYATNNRIANLVNNTEIWICPMMNPDGYVAGQRYNAAGIDLNRNFPMPTGVQNPDGNAWAPENTAIMGFFADRNIVLSANFHGGALVMNYPWDYTYTLATDDALLIQASLVYSQHNLPMYNNPEFPQGITNGAAWYVITGSMQDWFYYYTNAIDITAEVSNEYWPVPSTLPTFWAQNQESMLSYLEFASRGVRGLVTNSGGAPLAANISVSGNAKRINTDPALGDYHRLLLPGTYTVTAAATGYLPQSVGVTVSAFNAIVQNFVLEPAQITSLQGIIRNQTGNGIGALNVRLNTIPPISVTTAANGTFTIPGIYEGDYQVSVSDANWTYFQKTVSVRGDTGPCVMVLPSPQFVDDFENGIANWTATSPWGIVLQNGNNVLTDSPAGNYANNINRAVRLTNPINLQSVQNTILSFKTKYFLETGYDNVFVEASANNNTWTELTSFTGTQNDWIDVSVSLAAFSGGNCYVRFRLQTDNSVIADGIYIDNVRILGFNNAQTVFGDIDANWVINRADAQAVLEYATLLDPIPAIDALPWEAHRYDAADVDNDGLITAMDAFLILNYLVDPSYRFAAQGAAAFQPGACDPVIASNGGISMSFNPAANLKGFSLQILPTENVDIGVIDWQNADQNGITAINPAANFIAWARKGSAIGTVDLDLLTQLTEVTCAYNINGNPGSAVVSVTSSNEDPATIPAAFQLLQNHPNPFNPSTTIRFSVGGNNQAVKLLIYNTRGQIVRNLMDEQLPAGHHQRVWDGRDNAMREVGSGVYLYVLQSGSAHQVRKMILLK